Proteins encoded within one genomic window of Deinococcus sp. YIM 134068:
- a CDS encoding ribosome-binding factor A produces the protein MKPEQVQAQLTRVLSEAIAGLRDPRVPLIVTVERVTVTADYGLARVYVSAMGADMPALLDALTRARGHLQREVAAQVRMRRTPTLEFRAAGDLPL, from the coding sequence ATGAAGCCTGAGCAGGTGCAGGCACAACTGACGCGGGTGCTCAGCGAGGCCATCGCCGGGCTGCGTGACCCGCGCGTCCCCCTCATCGTCACGGTGGAACGGGTGACGGTGACGGCGGACTACGGGCTGGCGCGGGTGTACGTGAGCGCGATGGGCGCGGATATGCCCGCCCTCCTCGACGCGCTGACGCGGGCGCGCGGGCACCTCCAGCGCGAGGTCGCCGCGCAGGTGCGGATGCGCCGCACGCCGACGCTGGAGTTCCGTGCAGCGGGAGACCTGCCCCTGTGA